The window ATTGATTCCCTATACGATCCAACCCAATCCGTACAAAACAACTGGGGCACTTATGGGGATAAAGCGCAGCAAAATATCTTTGAATTCGATGAATCTAAAAAAATGCTGAAACATTTACCGTTGAACGGAACGTCTCCTTGGGAATTGAGACAGAAAACCTTTGTTGGCGGACCATTGGCGATTTTGGATTCTTACTATGGCAATGTTACGACGAAGCCAGACGATGCGGCATGGAGATTGGACCTAATGAAAAAAGTGATGGTCCCGGACATGAAGGCTAAAAATATATATCCAAAAGTGTTCTTCTCTCTAGAAGAATTGGATCGACTTTCTGCGATTGAAACAGATATGTTTGCCTATGTACTGAGAAAACGGACTGAGTGGATTCAGAATGGGAAAATTGATGCTGAATGGGCTGGTTATTTAAAAGAATTGGACCGTCTGGGTCTACAAGATTGGTTGAAGATTAAACAAGCAGGTTACGACAGAAACGTAAAAAAATAAGTTTTGTTATAAGACCGCCGGAGCGGATCGAGTATGAAGGTGACGCTCCGGTTTTTTTAAAATAGAGGGAGTGGAAGAGATGTCAACTATTATGTATAGAGAAAAGTACCGGCCACAGTTTCATTTTACACCTCCGGCTAAGTGGATGAACGATCCAAATGGAATGGTATATTTCGATGGGGAATATCACTTGTTTTATCAGCATTATCCAGAAGGTACAACCTGGGGGCCGATGCATTGGGGACATGCAATCAGTACGGATTTGACCCATTGGGAGCATTGCCCGATTGCGTTAAAACCTGATCAGAATGGTTTCATATTCTCCGGTAGCGCAGTGGTGGATTGGGAGGATACCAGCGGATTTTTCTCTGGTAAGCCTGGTCTGGTTGCTATTTTCACCCACGCGGACCATTATCCGGATTCCGAACGTCCGAGACAGAGGCAAAGCCTTGCTTATAGTTTGGATAAAGGCAGAACGTGGGTGATGTATGAGGGGAATCCTGTGTTGTGCAACGAGCAAATAACGGATTTCCGGGATCCTAAAGTATTCTGGCATTCCTCAAAACAGCAGTGGATCATGGTGCTTGCAGTGGATGACTGTGTTCATTTCTATACGTCTTCCAATCTAAAGGAATGGTCTTTTGCAAGTGAGTTCGGTGCCTCAGAGGGCTCACACGACGGAGTATGGGAATGTCCGGACTTAATAGAGCTACCGATAGAAGGTCATGCTGAAGAAACGAAATGGATACTGATCGTCAGCATCGGAGATCATCCACAGATGGCGGAAGGTTCAAGGACACAATATTTTGTCGGGAGCTTTGACGGAAGTACGTTTATGAACGATTCATCTCCTGAAACCGTATTGTGGGTGGATCATGGAAGAGATAACTATGCTGGTGTAACATGGTCAGATGTTGTTAGATCGGATAAAGAAAAGCTGTTTATCGGCTGGATGAGCAATTGGAAGTATGCAAATCTCACCCCGACGACCAGTTGGAGAAGCGCAATGACACTGCCACGGGTGCTTTCCCTGAAGAAGGGGCCATCTGGAATCCGTTTGGTTCAAAAGCCTGTGACGGATTTGCAGAAGCTTCGGTTAGAAGCGCAGGTTTGGCAAGAGGTTACCGTTAGCCCCGGTCAAAACATACTTTCGGACGTGCACAGCGATATCTATGAGCTCGAATGTGAGATCGATTTGGGCGACGCATCGGAAGTTGGTTTTAAGCTTCGGAATTCGGAGCGGGAAGAAACCGTAGTCGGCTATAACACCGCTATGCAGACATTGTTTGTTGACCGCTGCAACTCCGGTGAAAGTGGATTTCATGATGCATTTGCTTGTAAGCATGATGTACAATTGGAGCTTCAAAACGGACGGCTAAAGCTGCACCTTTTTGTCGATAACTCCTCCATTGAAGTCTTTGCAAATGACGGGGAGATCGTGATTACCGATCAAATTTTTCCGGATCCGTCCAGTACAGGTTTAGAACTTTATGTGCTTGATGGAAAGGCCAAGGTCATTTCTTTAGCGCTTCATCCATTGAGATCGATCTATTCAGTTGTGACGGTATAACAAAGTGACGATGATTGTGAGGGAAACGAATTGTTATTAGGTGCTATCGAAGGCGGCGGGACAAAGTTCGTATGCGGGATTGGTACGGCAGATGGCGAAATCCTTGACCGCATCTCTATCCCAACAACGACACCTGAAGCTACGCTCGGCAATGCGATGGATTTCTTTGCATCTAAAGAGATACAAGCGATTGGAATCGGAACCTTCGGCCCGATCGATGTGAACCCGCAGAGCTCGACTTATGGTTCCGTAACAAGGACTCCAAAGCCGCACTGGAGCGGTTACCGAATCGTGGGGCATTTGCAGCGGTGCTTTGACATCCCTATCGGTTTTGATACCGATGTGAATGCAGCTGCCTTGGGGGAAGCAACATGGGGGGCAGCAGCAGGGTTGAACAGCTGCCTGTACATGACGGTCGGAACCGGGATCGGTGCAGGTGCAATCGTTGAAGGCAAGCTCGTTCATGGTTTGACCCATCCGGAAATGGGGCACATTCTTGTACGGCGGCATCCGGATGACAGCTATGAAGGACACTGCCCCTTTCACAAAGATTGTTTGGAAGGACTGGCGGCCGGACCGGCGCTGGAGGATCGTTGGGGATCGAAGGCGTTTGAACTTGGAGATACTCATTCTGCTTGGGAAATGGAAAGCTATTATATAGCTCAGGCACTAGTCAATTACGCGCTCATTCTTTCTCCGGAGAAAATCATTATCGGTGGCGGCGTTATGAACCAGTCTCACTTATTCCCGCTTATACGCGAACAAGTTCGTAAACTGTTGAATGGTTACGTACAGCATCCGGCTTTTTCAGAGGACAACGATAGTTACATTGTACAACCCGCTCTAGGCGGTAACGCTGGCCTTTGCGGTGCCCTGGCCTTGGCTAAGCAAGCCTTGGATATTTAGAAGTGCCACACCAAGAAAATATCGGAAAGTACCTCCAGCTATTCATCGTAGTGGAGGTATTTTTCCTTTAGATGTACACAAAACAAAGCATAGGAGTCGGGCGGGGATCATTGGCCGGATCAGGAAGCTGAAACTTGGTGGTACGGCCGCTGGTAAAATATTTGTTTCATAAATCGTAGTGAGAGAGATATAATGTAATTGCTTTACTAATGTAAACGTATACGTAAACGTTTTAATGATGGAACCAGCATTATTTTATGTCCGATCGAATTAGGGGTGAATCCTGTTGAACATGAAAGTTGAAGAAATTATTCGCGAAGTACCAGAGTTAAACTATGAATTCTTAAGTTTTGAAAGTCTTAATGGTGGGCTGTGCAACCAAACCTACAAGGTAAAAACGAAACAGAGTAATTACGTTCTTCGCATCAATAGCAGGCAAAATGAGTATTTGAACCTGACACGCCGCTCCGAAGTAGAAGTGATGAAGAAGGCAAACCGCGAAGGCTTTGCTCCTAAAGTGATTCCGAGTAATTATCCGGAACAATTTGTAGTCACGGAATTTATAGAAGGGCGAATGCTTGAGAAAGATGATCTCAAAGACGATCGTATCAAAGAAATGATTATGGATCGCCTTAAACGAATACATCGTATGGAAGGTCAAGGCAGAACATGTACTCCTTATGATTTAATTCATGGATATTTGAAAGGCGCAGATCAGTTTCAAGTCAAGCATCCTGATGGATTAAACCGAATTTTGCATCGAGTAGAGAAAATCGCGCATAAGCGGAGTAATGACAAAGAAAATAACAACAAATTCTGTCACAATGATTCCTTTTTATGCAATATGATCTATACAGGCCAACAGTTGCAAATTATTGATTGGGAGTTGTCGGGAGTCGGAGATTTGTTTTTCGAATTGACGCTCATTCCGTTTACAAACCAGTTCAGTGAAACAGATGAGCGTGAGTGGTTAAAGTTATATTTCGGATATTTCGAGGAGGAAGCATTTCACATTTTTCAGGACATGAAATTCGTGTCGATGGTTCGAGAGGTTGCGTGGGGAATGTTTTACAGTGGACTTACCAAAGGGGATAGTCACCATAATTTTGATTATTACAAGTTTGCTGAAAATTGCATTCAGCGAATTGAACAAGGGATTTACCAATTATAATAATCATAAAATTAGCAAGCAATCTAGGCGTGTTAATTAAGTAAATAAAAAAAATATTAGGGGCTAGTTTACTATGAAAAGCATAAAAGTATTATCCTATGTATTTGTTGCACTTGCTTTAGTTGCGCTTACAGCATGCTTTTCAAGTAGAATACCGGAACCTTCAAAAACATCTGAAGCAACGTTTGCACCTTTAGAAACAGAAAATGCAGAACCGGCAAAAAAAAAGAAAGAAGTAGTGGTAGGATTTACTTTGCAAAATTTAAGCAATCCATTCTTTGTTGCGATGTCCAAAGGTGCGACTGCAGGTGCAATGCTGCATGGTGCTGATGTAATCACAGTAAGTGCAGAAGGTGACTTGGCTAAGCAAACAGCTCAAATTAAGGATTTTATTGCAAGAAAAGTAAATGTGATTCTTCTAAATGCTGTAGATTCCAAAGGTATAGCTGGTGCTGTTAGTCAAGCTAGAGAGGAGGGAATCCCCGTCATTGCAGTTGACGTAGGTGCAGATGGAGGTGTGAATACGGTTGTAACCTCAGATAACTTTCTTGCTGGAAAATTAGCTGGTGAATATATTGTTAAGCGTTTGAATGGAAAAGGAAATGTTGTTGTTATTGACGGGCCTCCTGTATCTGCTGTAACGGATCGTATCGCTGGATTTGAAGAAGCGATTAAAGATACTCCAGGAATTAGAGTAGTTACTAAGAAAAATGGGTATGGCAACCGTGACATATCGGTTTCAATGATGGAAACCATTTTTCAAGCCTATAAAAAAGGGGGAATTGATGCTGTATTTGCAACGAATGACCCTTCTGGAGTTGGTGCTAAAATTGCTGCGGAACAAGCAGGTAGCGACAAAGAAATGTTTATCGTTGGTGTAGATGGTGCACCAGATGCCGTTAATGCGCTTAAAGAAAAGAAAAGCTTTGTTGCAACCTCTGCACAGTATCCATTTGAAATGATTAAATTGGCAATGGATGAAGGCTTTAAAGTTCTTAAAGGTGAAAAGATAGAATCGTTAATTAAAATTCCTGTTGATCTGATTACTCAAGATAATGTTGAAACCTACAAAGGTTGGTAATATTCTTTATAAAATTCGAAAGCGTAGTGGTGAAATGTATGTATAAAATTATCATTGCGGATGATGAAGACAACGTAAGAGAAGGAATACGAGATAGTCTAAACTGGAATGAGTTGGGATTTGAGGTGGTTGGCGACTTTGAAAATGGTCGTGAGGTGCTGAAGGCACTCGAACAGCTTCAACCCGATGTGGTTTTAACGGATATTAACATGCCTTTGATGGATGGTTTAGAAGTGTCACGTTATCTCTTTGAACATTATCCTCACACCAAAATAATTATTCTTACGGGTTACGATGAATTTGAATATGCTCAGCAAGCATTGAAGTTGAAGGTGCATGATTATATCTTAAAGCCGAATACAGCCGATGAATTATGTCAAATCCTCTCCAAAGTAAAGGAGGATCTTGATGATGAGAATCGTAAGGTGGAGGATTTAAGCAAGCTTAAGCAGCAGCTTAGAGAGAGTTTGCCTCTCGTAAGAGAGCGGTTCTTGAATCAGTTGGTTACAGGAGAACTACGTGAAAGCAAGCTTGAGGATAAGCTTGCCTATTTGGAAATTGATTTACCGGGAAGCCATTATTTAGTCGCAGTGATTGATGTAGATGATCATGGAGAACTGCAAAGATTTTATCCCGAAAGCGAGAGTGAACTGCTTTATTTTGCAGTGTGTAACATTAGTGGAGAAATTATTACAAGAAAAAAGAACGGACTCGTGTTCCAAAACAATAATGAAAAAACAATCGTAATCCTGTATGACGAGAATGTGGAAATACTCCGTGAAGAAGCAGCACTAATTTTCGAAGAGATCAACCTATCGGTACGAGAGTATCTGAAGTTTACAGTGTCCATTGGCGTAGGAGATATTTGCTCTACACTAAAAAAAATTCATCATTCTCATAAGAGGGCTTTATCTGCTCTTGATTATCGCTTTTTTCTTGGAAAGAATCGGATCATACATATCGGCGACATTGAAGGGGAATGGAGTGAGAGCATTCCTTTCGATAAGCATTGGGAAAAAAAACTCGCTAATACCTTAAAGTCGGGAACTCAGCAGGAGATCGGTGGGATCATTGAGAAAATCATTGAGAATCTTAAGGAATCCTATCTGCCGATGGATCGTTGTTATATTCACATACAGCAAATCATCGTCTCAATTTTGGATCTTTTAGATGAACTCGAGATTCGGGAAACACTTCAAAGCAAGACTTCAAGCCCATTGACCGAAATTTACGGGTTAAAAACACTGGATGAAGTGGAAGATTGGCTGAAAAATTACTGTTCTCGTACCACGGGCCTTATCCTTGAAACAAGAAACAGTTTTTGCAAGATGCAGGCTTTGAAAGCGGAAGAATTTATTAAAGGTAATTATGCGGATGCGAAAATGTCCATGGATATGGTTTGCAAATATCTGGTGCTAAGCACAAGTTACTTTAGCCTTATTTTTAAAAACCATACTGGAGAAACTTTCATAAGTTATCTAACTCGGATTCGTGTGGAAAAGGCAAAGGAACTGCTTAAATGTACAGATTTGAGGACCTACGAAGTCGCGAGTCGTATAGGCTATATGGACCCCCATTATTTCAATTTAATTTTCAAAAAAGCGACGGGTATGACCCCGACTGTGTATCGCAGAATGGTGTAAAAGGGGCGTAAATATGGTAAGGAATCGAATCAAGCATTTTTTCCGTTTCAAAAGTATCCAGTCAACCATTGCTGTTGCTTTCTCATGCTTAATTGTGGTCACGATTATGGTAATTGCATGGATGTCTTATCATCTTTCCACAGATGCAGTGAAAAAAAATTCACGCGACTATACCTATCAGCTGATGGGACAAGTGAGCTCCAATATGGATAGTTACATCAATTATATGGACAATATTTCGCGAATGGTTCTTTCCAATTATGATATCAAAGAGTATCTCTTGAAGCAGGTATATCTAGGTGCAATCGGTAAGGAAGACTTGAAACAGAAAATATCCTTCCAACTGAATTCCGTGTTGAATACAAGAAAGGATATTTCGTCGATCCTTATCTTTGGTACAAATGGGGAAATTATCCCTTACAATGAAAATATTAAATTAAATCCAAAAGTAGATCCAACGGAACAAAGCTGGTATAAGAAGGCAATTGAAGCGCAAGGGAAAGTCGTTATCTCTTCTTCACACGTACAAAATATGATTCTTAACGAGTATAATTCCGTGATATCCTTAAGCCGTGAACTGAGTAGTGATGTCGGAGATGAAAAGCTCGGCGTTCTGCTTGTAGACTTGAATTATAGCGTCATCAACGATATTTGCAACAAGATTAAACTTGGAAATAGGGGATATGTTTTCATTGTGGACGCACAGGGAAACATCGTGTATCACCCAGAGCAGCAAATGATTAATAACAATCAGAAAATAGAACTGATTTCTCAAGTTATGCGTACTCCTGGCAGCAGCTTTGTGACTTCAGAAGGTAGAAATAGCCGGATGTACACGATTAAAACATCGCAAAGCACCGGATGGAAAATTGTCGGGGTCAATTATGTGGACGAATTAGTCTCCAATAAGCATGAGTTGCGAACATATACTTTTTTTGGAGGTATAGGGTTTCTTATCATCGCAGTGTTGCTCTCTATTATCCTATCCTTACGTATTTCAAAGCCCATTAAACATCTTGAAAGTTCGATGAAAGAGGTAGAAAAGGGGAATTTCGACATTCAGGTTGATATTCAAAGCTCCAATGAAATCGGGCATTTAAGTAATCGATTTAATCGAATGACGATAGAGATCAAAGAACTAATGCTGCAAAATATAAAGGAACAGGAGTTAAAAAGAAAGAGCGAGCTGCAGGTGTTACAAGCTCAGATTAATCCTCATTTTCTTTATAATACGTTAGATTCAATTATATGGATGGCAGAAACTGGAAAGTCGAAAGAGGTTATCCTTATGACAGCTTCCTTGGCTAAGTTATTCCGTTTAAGCATTAGCAAGGGACAAGAATTCATTTCCATTTTTAACGAAATCGAGCATATCAAAAACTATTTGACGATCCAGAAAATGCGGTACAAATCTAAATTGGATTTTGAAATCAATGTGGATAAGAGTATCCTTTCTAATAAGTTGATTAAGATTATTTTACAACCTCTAGTAGAAAATGCTATTTATCACGGAGTAAGAAATAACGCGGGGAAAGGGTATATTCAAATAACGGGGATACGTAAGGGGAACCGTATTCTTCTTCAGGTCATCGATAATGGAATTGGAATGTCTCCAGAGGAAATCCATAAAATGTACCAAAAAGATCGTACATCTGAGAAAGGGAGTGGTATCGGCGTGCAAAATGTGAATCAAAGAATCAAACTCCATTTTGGCGATCCTTTTGGGCTGCATTTCGAGAGTGAATTAGGGAGAGGAACTACCGTTAATATTTGGCTGCCAGTCATAGAATAGAAGTAAACAAGATAGTTAGCCCTAGCCGGATTCCACATATCAGGCTAGGGTTTTTGTATTTATTTTAGTAACTGTATGGAGCTTTTTAGAGAAATTTCAACAGTCACGAGAAGATTTTCTATTATTTTTAGTTTTGATCGAAGGTATGATGAAGACACGAAAAAAAACACCGGTTAATGAAAGGGGTTACAAAAATGGCGATTAGCGCCCGAAAGGTAAAAAGTAATGTTGCGTTAGGTTTAGCTAGTTTAATGTTATTTTCTAATGTTGTTTCTTTTAGTGGAATATCAACAGCCGCGAATGCTTTACAACATCCGGTCACAATTGAAAATCCTGATTTTGAAGCCGGCAATCTATCAGGATGGATGACAACCGGGAATGCATTTAGCGATCTTCCCTCATCTATACAGCATTTTTGGGGAGACCATACTTTTAAACAGAACGGGACTTATCATGCATGGGGATGGAATCCGGAGGCAATAGATCCAAGCGATAGCAGCAAAAACATCTCAGATTCAAGAACAGGTACGTTGAAATCGAGTACGTTCAGGCTTTCCGGGAATGGTGAAGTTAACTTCTTGGTTGGCGGAGGCAATGATATCGACAATCTGTATGTCTCTCTCGTTCGCGCTTCTGATCAAACAATCTTGTTTAAAAGCGCGGGGTTCGCATTGCCGGATCAATTTGAGAGATATGTACGAGTGAATTGGCAAGCTCAAGATTACATAGGAGAAGATCTCTATATTGAAGTTGTGGACAATAGCACAAGTCAGCACATTAATGTGGACGATTTTCAAGTGTACAATGTAACGAATAGTATTGAGAATCCAGGCTTCGAAACGGGAGACTTGAGTGGTTGGAACGCTAAGGGCGATGCTTTTTCAGTCTCAAACGCGGTAGCTTATGGTGAGGATCAAACCTCTTATTATCAAAAAGGAAAGTACTTTGTAACCGGCTTGACCGGTGATGCCGGAAGTGCAGAAGCGAAGTCAGGTTCTCTGCAGTCTACCTCATTCAAGCTAGAAGGTACAGGCGAAGTAAACTTTCTTATTAGCGGATCGAATGATATGGATCATACTTATGTTGCTCTAGTCAGAGAGTCCGATGATACAGAATTATACAGAGCAACCGGTTCTTCTCTAGGTGACGGTCCCGAATCCATGAAAAGAGTGATATGGGATGCTTCCGCTCATCTAGGCGAAGTGGTCTACTTGAAAGCTGTTGATCTGGGTCAAGGACACATCCATGTTGATGATTTCCACGTATATAATACAATTCATAACGTTGTGAACCCTGACTTCGAAACAGGCGACTTAACAGGATGGACCGTTGTATCCGGAGAAGCGCCCGGTCAAGTTTCGCCAACCGTAAATTATTGGTATGGAATTCCGATTAATAAGACAGGTCAGTTCCATTTTTGGGGCGATGACATGAAGCAAGGATCTATCAAATCCAGTGTGTTTGTCCTTGGTGGAACTGGCGAGATTAATTTCATGATGGGTGGCGGAGATCTCGATACGCAGTATGTTGCTTTAATGCGTGCTTCTGACAATACGGAACTGATGAGAGCAAATCATACACAATTTGCAAATTCTGAGGCGTATGCAAGAGTGACTTGGGATGCTTCGGTTTACCTAGGTGAGCAAGTCTATTTAATGCTTGTGGACCAGATAGCAGCAGGCGGATGGCAGCACGTGAATATTGACGATATCCATGTTTATAATCTGCCTCATGACATTGTGAATCCTGACTTCGAAACGGGCGACTTGACGGGTTGGACTGTTACGAGCACTGAGGCACCTGGTCGAGTCACTTCTGAAGTAAATTACTGGCATCCTGACCCGATTAATAAAGTCGGTGAGTATCACTTCTGGGGTGACGATTGGAAGGAAGGCAGTATCCAATCAAGCACGTTTGTGCTAGGTGGGAATGGTGAAATTAATTTCATGCTAGGCGGAGGTAATTTCCCCCAAACGGAGTATGTTGCGCTAATTCGTGCTTCTGACGGGAAAGAACTGATCAAATCCACGCATACAGCTCATGCAGGCTCTGAGGGGTACGATCGAGTTGTGTGGGATGCTTCTGCATTTATAGGTGAGGAAGTGTATCTGAAAGCAGTGGATAGCGTGCCTGGCGGCGGGTGGCAGCATGTTAACCTTGACGATATTCATGTATTCAATAACGATCCGGTCGATATCTTGAATCCAAGCTTCGAAACAGGCACTTTAGAGGGCTGGCAAGCTGCAGGTGATGCTTTTACAGGAACTGCTTCCGCTGAGACAATGTCGGGTGAAGACCCAATCAACCAAATAGGCAATTACTATATTCAAGGTTTAGCTGGCGCCGGTTCGGGTAATGCGAATGCAAGAACAGGCTCTCTCCAATCGTCAGTCTTTAAACTTGGCGGCAACGGTGAAATTAACTTTATGTTAAGCGGTCATCATGATCCGAATAATCTTTACGTTGCGTTAGTAAACGCGGAAGACGATTCAATCCTATTCAGTGAGACACCGGCAAATGGTGCGGTAAACCCTGAATCTCTTCGACGGATCGTTTGGGATGCCAAAGCCTACTTAGGGCAAAAGATGTTTTTGAAAGTTATGGACAATAGTCTAACAGGACATTTGAATGTCGACGATTTCCATGTTCGTAATACAGGTTCTCCTTCCTATGTGATGAATAATGAAGATTTTGAAATAGGAGATTTATCAGGATGGACAGAAGGTGGAAACGCATTTTCAATTTCTGATCAGGACACTGATTCTTCGGGAAATGCCTACGGGCAACAGCGCAATTATCATGTTGTCGGAAATAACGAAGCGACAGGCACTTTAACATCCAGTATATTCAGGCTGGCCGGGACAGGGACTGTTAATTTTAAAATTAGCGGAGATATAGACGTTGACCATCTTTATGTGTCATTAGTTCGAGCATCCGACCATAAAGAATTGTTTAGAGCAACAGGTCACAACTCTCAGAGTTATCAAACCGTTAGTTGGGACGCTTCGAAATTTATAAACGAAGAGCTTTATTTCTCCATTGTCGATAACTCAACGACAGGTCATATCCATGTCGATGATTTCAACTACTATGTGTCTCATGAAGTTATGAATGGCGATTTCGAAAGCGGAGACCTGCGTGGTTGGAAGGTCGTTGAGGGTAACGCTTTCGATAATACGATTACTACGCAGGATAAATTCTGGGGAACAAAGCCATTTAAGCACAATGGACTTTATCATCTCTGGGGGTTTCATGGCGGTGGAGATGGCA is drawn from Paenibacillus sp. V4I7 and contains these coding sequences:
- a CDS encoding substrate-binding domain-containing protein; translation: MKSIKVLSYVFVALALVALTACFSSRIPEPSKTSEATFAPLETENAEPAKKKKEVVVGFTLQNLSNPFFVAMSKGATAGAMLHGADVITVSAEGDLAKQTAQIKDFIARKVNVILLNAVDSKGIAGAVSQAREEGIPVIAVDVGADGGVNTVVTSDNFLAGKLAGEYIVKRLNGKGNVVVIDGPPVSAVTDRIAGFEEAIKDTPGIRVVTKKNGYGNRDISVSMMETIFQAYKKGGIDAVFATNDPSGVGAKIAAEQAGSDKEMFIVGVDGAPDAVNALKEKKSFVATSAQYPFEMIKLAMDEGFKVLKGEKIESLIKIPVDLITQDNVETYKGW
- a CDS encoding glycoside hydrolase family 32 protein, producing MSTIMYREKYRPQFHFTPPAKWMNDPNGMVYFDGEYHLFYQHYPEGTTWGPMHWGHAISTDLTHWEHCPIALKPDQNGFIFSGSAVVDWEDTSGFFSGKPGLVAIFTHADHYPDSERPRQRQSLAYSLDKGRTWVMYEGNPVLCNEQITDFRDPKVFWHSSKQQWIMVLAVDDCVHFYTSSNLKEWSFASEFGASEGSHDGVWECPDLIELPIEGHAEETKWILIVSIGDHPQMAEGSRTQYFVGSFDGSTFMNDSSPETVLWVDHGRDNYAGVTWSDVVRSDKEKLFIGWMSNWKYANLTPTTSWRSAMTLPRVLSLKKGPSGIRLVQKPVTDLQKLRLEAQVWQEVTVSPGQNILSDVHSDIYELECEIDLGDASEVGFKLRNSEREETVVGYNTAMQTLFVDRCNSGESGFHDAFACKHDVQLELQNGRLKLHLFVDNSSIEVFANDGEIVITDQIFPDPSSTGLELYVLDGKAKVISLALHPLRSIYSVVTV
- a CDS encoding ROK family protein produces the protein MLLGAIEGGGTKFVCGIGTADGEILDRISIPTTTPEATLGNAMDFFASKEIQAIGIGTFGPIDVNPQSSTYGSVTRTPKPHWSGYRIVGHLQRCFDIPIGFDTDVNAAALGEATWGAAAGLNSCLYMTVGTGIGAGAIVEGKLVHGLTHPEMGHILVRRHPDDSYEGHCPFHKDCLEGLAAGPALEDRWGSKAFELGDTHSAWEMESYYIAQALVNYALILSPEKIIIGGGVMNQSHLFPLIREQVRKLLNGYVQHPAFSEDNDSYIVQPALGGNAGLCGALALAKQALDI
- a CDS encoding sensor histidine kinase, with the translated sequence MVRNRIKHFFRFKSIQSTIAVAFSCLIVVTIMVIAWMSYHLSTDAVKKNSRDYTYQLMGQVSSNMDSYINYMDNISRMVLSNYDIKEYLLKQVYLGAIGKEDLKQKISFQLNSVLNTRKDISSILIFGTNGEIIPYNENIKLNPKVDPTEQSWYKKAIEAQGKVVISSSHVQNMILNEYNSVISLSRELSSDVGDEKLGVLLVDLNYSVINDICNKIKLGNRGYVFIVDAQGNIVYHPEQQMINNNQKIELISQVMRTPGSSFVTSEGRNSRMYTIKTSQSTGWKIVGVNYVDELVSNKHELRTYTFFGGIGFLIIAVLLSIILSLRISKPIKHLESSMKEVEKGNFDIQVDIQSSNEIGHLSNRFNRMTIEIKELMLQNIKEQELKRKSELQVLQAQINPHFLYNTLDSIIWMAETGKSKEVILMTASLAKLFRLSISKGQEFISIFNEIEHIKNYLTIQKMRYKSKLDFEINVDKSILSNKLIKIILQPLVENAIYHGVRNNAGKGYIQITGIRKGNRILLQVIDNGIGMSPEEIHKMYQKDRTSEKGSGIGVQNVNQRIKLHFGDPFGLHFESELGRGTTVNIWLPVIE
- a CDS encoding phosphotransferase, with the protein product MKVEEIIREVPELNYEFLSFESLNGGLCNQTYKVKTKQSNYVLRINSRQNEYLNLTRRSEVEVMKKANREGFAPKVIPSNYPEQFVVTEFIEGRMLEKDDLKDDRIKEMIMDRLKRIHRMEGQGRTCTPYDLIHGYLKGADQFQVKHPDGLNRILHRVEKIAHKRSNDKENNNKFCHNDSFLCNMIYTGQQLQIIDWELSGVGDLFFELTLIPFTNQFSETDEREWLKLYFGYFEEEAFHIFQDMKFVSMVREVAWGMFYSGLTKGDSHHNFDYYKFAENCIQRIEQGIYQL
- a CDS encoding response regulator, whose amino-acid sequence is MYKIIIADDEDNVREGIRDSLNWNELGFEVVGDFENGREVLKALEQLQPDVVLTDINMPLMDGLEVSRYLFEHYPHTKIIILTGYDEFEYAQQALKLKVHDYILKPNTADELCQILSKVKEDLDDENRKVEDLSKLKQQLRESLPLVRERFLNQLVTGELRESKLEDKLAYLEIDLPGSHYLVAVIDVDDHGELQRFYPESESELLYFAVCNISGEIITRKKNGLVFQNNNEKTIVILYDENVEILREEAALIFEEINLSVREYLKFTVSIGVGDICSTLKKIHHSHKRALSALDYRFFLGKNRIIHIGDIEGEWSESIPFDKHWEKKLANTLKSGTQQEIGGIIEKIIENLKESYLPMDRCYIHIQQIIVSILDLLDELEIRETLQSKTSSPLTEIYGLKTLDEVEDWLKNYCSRTTGLILETRNSFCKMQALKAEEFIKGNYADAKMSMDMVCKYLVLSTSYFSLIFKNHTGETFISYLTRIRVEKAKELLKCTDLRTYEVASRIGYMDPHYFNLIFKKATGMTPTVYRRMV